TTGGCAGAGGTGGGGAGCTCGATAGCTTTATCCGCCCTGGGGAATTCTACCTCTTTCCTCATGAGGAAGACCCCAAATAGGTTGAAGCAGAGGAGAAGGGCTCCCGATACCGACATGACCAACAAAGCGGTATTTTGCGAGAGAAAGCAAAATGCCGGCAGGATCGTAGCTCCATAAATCGTGTAGATTTTGGATCCACCCTTTCCGTAAAGAAACTTTGCACATTTTTTCCCTACGAGGAAATACGAAATAATCGTCGTATAGCCTGTGACGAAAAAGAAGGTGGGGAGTAGGATCTTCACCAGAGGGAAGTAGGTCGCTAAGGCGTGCTCCACAGCTTGAGAAGCGTTGTCGAGACCCAAAGACCAGGACCCTGAGGCAAGGACCATCAGTAAGCTTAGAGTACAGATAAGATTATCTATGGCAAGACCTATAATGCTGAGCTGAGCTTGCGTTTCTGGTTTTTTTACAGAACTTTCACTTTGAATAATGGAGTCAAATCCAATACCGATGTCTCCAGAGTAAGCAGCTCTAGAGATGCCTTGGTGGATAGTCGTGGCTACAGTACATCCCGCAAACCCTCCGATAGCCCCATGTCCTGTAAATGCTGATGAAAATACTGCAGAAAATAGGGAGGGGAGCTGGTGAAACTCTTTCACAAGTATGTATAGGGATAACACACAGTATAGAGTAAGGAAAAAGGGAAGTACACAAGCACAGATTTTGCCAATACGTTGTAATCCTCCTTGCACTGCGTAGAGAACAAGAAATAACAGACCAAAAATCGTCAAGAATTTCGGAATGTTCCAGCAGTG
Above is a genomic segment from Chlamydia abortus containing:
- a CDS encoding amino acid carrier protein: MNAILSLLATFDDFFWSYVAFLMILLLGISFSWKSRFAQFTQFPQFCRLFYQYSQGSSKNKTEERGVHPLKVFFASASGNIGIGNVVGIVTAACIGGPGALFWVWVAGILGSIVKYSEVYLGIKFRKVDNEGIYQGGPMYFLDKAYGTKIVPIIVAILLCIYGVEIYQFSVIADTISHCWNIPKFLTIFGLLFLVLYAVQGGLQRIGKICACVLPFFLTLYCVLSLYILVKEFHQLPSLFSAVFSSAFTGHGAIGGFAGCTVATTIHQGISRAAYSGDIGIGFDSIIQSESSVKKPETQAQLSIIGLAIDNLICTLSLLMVLASGSWSLGLDNASQAVEHALATYFPLVKILLPTFFFVTGYTTIISYFLVGKKCAKFLYGKGGSKIYTIYGATILPAFCFLSQNTALLVMSVSGALLLCFNLFGVFLMRKEVEFPRADKAIELPTSAK